A segment of the Streptomyces sp. NBC_01235 genome:
GGCATTCGTAGAACTCGACCCGAAAGCGGGACAGGATGCCCAATGCGTCGCCTGCGGGCGCGTCGACCGGGAGACTCATACGCAGCGGCCGTTCTCTCGTGCTTCGTGACTCGACATCTCGAAGCGTGGAGAACGGCCGCCCCTGCTGTCCCGGGAAGAACCGCAGATCAGCAGGTCGGGTGACCTGCGAGGATAAACGCCAAGCTTACGACCTCGTGCACGGTTGGCCGTGGCTCAGCGTTCAGGTTGCTCGTTGAACGGGGCATGGTGGGGGCTGGGGCGCGTGAGTTGATCGTGGCGGAGTACCGGATCACCGGGTTGTCGCCGACGGTGATCGCTGAACTCGTTGCTGAAGTAGGGCCGTTGTGGCAGGAGCTGCATCAGGCCCGGCTTACCGCTCGGCCACGGCAGCGGGCGGTAGGAGCCGGGGCGAAGCACAAGTTCGTCTTCATCGATCGGCTGTTGGCCACGCTGGTGAGTCTGCGCCACGGCACCACGCACGACGTGCTGCCCTCCTGGTTCGGCGTGGACCGCTCCACCATCACCCGCGCCATCGGCGAGGTGCGGCCCCTGCTGGCGCAACGGGGCTGCACTGTCGCCCGGGGCATCCGGCTTCGCACTCTCGCCGAGGTCATCGAGTACCTGGGCGCCGGCGGGACCGGCATTATCGACGGCACGGAGGTCCGCGTGCGACGCCCAGCCGCAGGCCGAAAGGGCCGGGACAAATTCGTCTCCGGCAAGACCAAACAGAACGCCGTGAAGTCCATGATCCTCACGGACGCCGAGGGGCGCGTACTGTTCTGCAGCCCGGTCCGGCGCGGCAGTTGCGCCGACATCACCCAGGCCCGACAGCTGGGACTGGCCCATCTCGTGGCCGACGGCCCTTTCCTCGAGATCCTCGCGGACGCCGGCTATCAGGGCATGGGCGCGCAGACCGGCGGACGCGTGCTGACACCACCACATCGCAAGTTCAAGAAGAACGCTCCAGCCTGGTACGAGGAAAGGCACGAGCAGCAACGCAAGGCACACTCCTCACGACGCATCCGCGTCGAGCACGGCATCGCACACCTCAAGAACTGGCGGGCTCTCGCCCGGCACCTTGGCCGCCGTGAGCACATAAGTGACATCGTCCAAGCTGTCGCCGCACTGCTCTCACACCAGCAGACCGCCACCCTCGGCCACGGCCTTCGAGCGTGAAAACCGACCACAGCACCCACCTCGACGGGCCACCGCCAACCGTGCACGAGGTCGTTAGCCCACACCCCTTATGAGACATGGCAGTTGTGCGCAGAGCCTGTTTCTGAACCGGGTGCTTCGGTCGTGCGTGTCAGCGCTTGATCCCGTCACTGTGTGGTCATGCTGGGGGACAGTGGTGCCGTAGATGACAGAGGTTCGGGACGAAAGCCGTCAGGCAGACAGCAGGTAGCGCACCGCCGTCTCTGCCAGATCAGCGATGAAGGCGTCGTCCTCGACAGTTGCAGGCCTGGCAAATCCCGGGCCGTAGGCGACACGGATGACCGACGCGGCGAAGACGGTGCTGAAGCAGGAGTGCACCGCAGTCTCGACATCGGGGAGCGTGATGGCGTCCGCCATCCGAAGGACCACCTTGGCGAATCCGTTCCCGAGCTCCTGGCTGTAGCGGGAACCTCGGCGCCGGATCTCAGGATGTGACGCGGAGGTCAGGACGACGGCCCGTAGGAATCGTTCGTGGCGCAGGAACATGCCGATCGTTTCGGCCACTGCTGCGCGGACGAGTTCGGCAGCGGACAGGTCTGCCCATCGGCTGTTGTCGGAGAAGACCTGCTGCTCCGCGCGCAGGTGCTGGATGCCGTGCTCGTAGACGGCAAGGAAAAGAGCGTCCTTGCTGGTTGTGCGGGCATAGATGGCCGGCGGCGCGACCCCGGCCCGCTCACATACGGCGGCGATGGTGAACGCCTCGTACCCGCCGTCCTCCAGGATCGACACTCCGGCATCGAGCACCCGGTTCCACGCCTCGCGACTGCGACGCTGCCTGGGCGGCCGGATCTCCAAATCGGCCGCTTGCGCTGCTTGGGCCTCGCCCATGACCTCAGCCTCTCGTTCCCCGGGTGCGTGCACAGGTCTTGACCGAACCGTAGTCCACACTACAGTCTGCGGCTAACAGTAGCGCTTGCTACCGTTTCCTCTCGATGACGCGAGGTGTCCCCATGCTCATGCCGAACAACCCCTGCGGCCGCGTCGCCGTCCTCGGCGCCGGTCCGGCCGGTATGGCCGCGGCCCTGTCCACAGCCCAGGCCGGTCACGAGGTCGCCGTCTACGAGCGCTACCGCGAGGCGCGGCCGGCCGGCAACATCCTCAACCTGTGGCCGCCGCCCCTGAAGGCGCTCCGCATCCTCGGAGTGGACACCGAAGACCTCGGCTCCCCCACGGATTCCGAGTTCCGCAACCTCCGGGGCCACGTGCGCGCGCACGTCAGGCAAGACCCGGAGACCAAGCGCGCATACGGCGGCGGGTTCATCGGACTGCTGCGGCCCGAACTGTACGAGCGGATGCTCGCCGCCATCCCGCCGGGCACCCTCCGGTTCAACCAGCAGGTGACCCGGATCGAGCAGAACGACCACGCGGTCACTCTGAACTTCGCCGACGGCACCACAGCCGAGCACGACGTACTGGTCGGCGCCGACGGCATCGACTCGCTGGTACGGCGCACGCTGTGGGGGGATACGCCCAAGCGCGAGCACCGACTGCACATCTTCGGCGGATTCACCTTCACCGACGTCGACGGCACCGAACCGAACAAGTCCGTCCTGACGCACAGCAGGACCGTGCAGGGAAGCTGGACATCGATCCGGCACAAGGGCCGCGACGGCTTCCAGTGGTGGGTACTCACCGCCACCGACCCCGACGCCCCGGCACCGTCCGACCTCAAGGCCGCGGCCACCGCGTTGGCCGCGGAGTTCCCCGCGCCCCTGCCCGGGCTGATCGCCCAGACAGAGCCGGACAACGTCCAACGCTGGGTGCTGCGCGACCGGCCCCGTCTGCAGCAGTGGTCCAAGGGACGGTCCACCCTCGTAGGCGACGCAGCACACCCGACCTCCCCCTACGCCGCCTACGGCGCGGGCATGTCCATCGAGGACGGCTACTTCCTCGGCCGGGCCCTGCGCGGCGTCGACCTCAGCGACCTCACCGCCGTACAGCGTGCGCTGCAAAGCTACGAGGACCCGCGCAAGCCCCACACCGCCCGGCAGGTCCAGCAGGCATGGATTCTCGGCCAGGTCTTCCACCACGCGCCGGCACCACTGCGGCCGGTCCGCGACTTCATCCTCGACCACACCCCGCTTCTGCAGAAGGTCGCCGGCGACACCAACCCCCGCGAAATCCAGAAGCAACTGGCCCTCATCCAGGACTGATGCACCGCTGGAGGGGATCTGGTCGATCCCACGTCGCCTTCAGTGAGAAGCCGCTCAACGGATCACGGACGTGCAGATCGAACAGGGTTCCTGGCCGGGTGATCTTCCGGCGGTACGCGCATGAAGACAGGGCCTCTCGGTAGCTCGGGGATGCGAATCCGACCGAGCAGTGCCGGGAGGCCCTGGTGTCGTTGTTGTACGCGTCCCAACCCGTTCAGTTCAACTCGGCTGCTCCATCGTGTGACTGCCTTGCGCATGTGTACGGCAACGCGGCCGACCATCCGGACCGGGAGCGCCGGTATCCCTCCGACATGTCGGACGCGGAATGGGCGGCCGTCCGGCCTTTGCTGCCGGTGCCGGCCTGGCTCCAGGGCAGGGGCGGGCAGCCCGAGGGCTACTGCCACCGCCAGCTGCTGGACGCGATCCGTTACCTGGTCGCGGGCGGGATCTCCTGGCGGGCAATGGGCGTGGACTTCCCTGATTGGGGCCGGGTTTACGCCTTCTTCCGCCGCTGGCGCGAGCACGGGCTGATCACAGAGTTCCACGACCGGCTGCGCGGACGGGTGCGTGAGCGGGAGGGGCGTGAGGCGGAGCCGACGGCCGGGATCATCGACGCGCAGTCGGTGAAGGCCGCGGCCACGGTGCCGTCCGTCTCGCGAGCCTGGGACGGCGGGAAGAAGGTGGGCGGCCGCAAGCGGCACATCGTGACCGACTGCCTCGGTCTGCTGCTGGTCGTCGCGGTGACCGCCGCGAACGTCGGGGACCGGGATGCCGCAGTGGGCCTGCTGCAGCGGCTGCGCCGCCTGCACCGTGACATCTGCCTGGTCTGGGCCGACGGCGGTTACACCGGCGGCCTGGCCGACTGGTGCCGGAACAAACTCGCGCTCACCCTTCAGGTCGTCAAGCGCACCGACGATATGGAGGGGTTCGTGGTGCTGCCGAGGCGCTGGGTGGTGGAGCGCACGTTCGCGTGGTTGATGCATTCGCGCCGACTGGCCCGGGACTACGAGACGTTGCCGGCCAGCAGCGAGGCGATGATCCGGTGGTCGATGGTCACGCGGATGGGGCGGCGTCTGGCGCGGGCGCGGGCCGCCGGCCGGCGCTGAACATCCCCGACGTCTCCTGCACGATCCACCCGCGCTCCGCCAGGCGCCCGGCCTTCGAGCGCACCCCCTCGACCTTCGCCGACGTCGTCTGAAGGCCCAGCTCCGCCGTGATCTCCTTGGCCTTCAGCGGTTCTTGGCCCGCCGGCTGCCGCTCGTCGAGCACGCTCAGGATCCGTTGGTAGTCCGGCGCCAGCACCGTCCCCGGCAATCCTTCGCGCCAAGGCGGCACGATCGAGCCCGGCACCGGCGCGGGCGAGGGCACGGTTTCCCGCTCCGCCCCGGCCTCGATCACGGCGGTGGTCAGACAGCCGAGGCTGCTAGGGCCTCGACCAGCTCTTCCCGCGCGATCACCCGCCGGTCCAGCTCGATCTCGGCGGCCTCCAACACCCCAGCCAACCGGGCGACTTCCTCCCGCAGCCCTTCCACCCGCACCCGGGCAGCTGTCTCCCGCTCCTCCAGCATTCCCAGCACCGACGCCATCGCGCACCCCTCGCTCATGGAGCGGAAACAAGACGCCGGATGCCTCCCTCATTCCGAGCTAGACCATGCCTGACCAGCGGAAATCAAGCGATCACGTTCGGTTGAGATACGGCTTCGTAGACAACAACTGGACGTCCAGTTTCTACAGCGTGCTCAGGGGGCACTGCATCCTGGAAAACGGCCCCAAGGATCCATCCATGAACAGGGTGTTCGATCCGCCGATGCAGGCCCTGGACTGGGCACCCGACGCCTTCGGCGGACAGCAGAACGGAACGCCCAACCCCACTGCCTCGGCGATCTTCCGGGCCTCACTCTTGTCGTACGACAGGCGGTTGCGTCCAGGGAAGTGGTGTACGGGTTCGACCTGATCCGGGGGTTTGCTCCGGCATCGGGATGGTGCCCGCATAGATGAACGGCCACCGGCTGATCTTCGAAGTGTCGAAGCCTCGAAGGAGATCAGCACGATGACCGCACCTGACAGTCTGCCCCTGCACGCCCTCGCCGAGGACAACCTCGCCGCGGCGAGTCCCGATCTGCTGCGCGCGATGATCAAGACGTTCGCCGACGCCCTCATGTCCGCGGAGGCCGACGCCCTCTGCAATGCCGAATACGGGCAGGTCAGCGACGAACGCGTCAACCACCGCAACGGCTACCGCCCACGCGAGTGGGACACGAGGGCCGGCACCGTCGAACTGGCCGTCCCCAAGCTGCGCCAGGGCAGTTACTTCCCGCACTGGCTCCTCGAACGGCGCCGCCGGGCCGAGCAGGCCCTGATCTCGGTGGTCGCCACCGCCTACCTGCTCGGCGTCTCCACCCGCCGAGTCGAGAAGCTCGCCGAGTCCCTCGGCGTCACCCAGCTGTCGAAGTCGCAGGTCAGCGCGATGGCCAAGCACCTGGACGAGCAGGTCGCCGCGTTCCGCAACCGGCCCCTCGACGCCGGACCCTACGCGTTCGTCTGGGTCGACGCACTGACCCAGAAGGTCCGCGAGGGCGGCCGCATCATCAACGTCCACGCGCTGATCGCGGTCGGAGTCAATGCCGACGGCCACCGCGAGATCCTCGGCATCGACGTCGCCACCGCCGAGGACGGTGCCGGCTGGCTCGCCTTCCTGCGCTCCCTGACCGCCCGTGGCCTGTCCGGCGTCCAGCTGGTCGTCTCCGACGCCCACACCGGCCTGGTGAACGCGATCGGCGCGGTCCTGCCCGGCGCCTCCTGGCAGCGATGCCGCACGCATTACGCCCGGAATCTGCTCAGCCAGGTGCCGAAGTCCGCCCAGCCCTGGGTGGCCACACTGCTGCGGACGGTCTTCGAACAGCCCGATGCCGACGCCGTCCAGGCCCAGATGCGACATGTGCTGGACGCGATGGAGGCCAAGTTCCCCAAGGCGGCAGCCCACTTGGACTCCGCCCAGCACGAACTGCTGGCGTTCACCGCGTTCCCCCGCGAGATCTGGCGGCAGATCTGGTCGAACAATCCGCAGGAGCGACTGAACAAGGAAATCCGCCGCCGCACCGACGTGGTCGGCATCTTCCCCGACCGCACCGCCCTCATCCGACTCGTCGGCGCGGTGCTGGCCGAGCAGAACGACGAGTGGACCGAAGCCCGCCGATACATGGGACTCGACCTGCTCGCCAAGACCCGCCTCCACCCGATCGAGTCACAAACCGACGACACCGTCCTCCCGACCGAACTCACCGCATAACCTCAAAACGAGATCACCGAGTGGCCGTCAATACACCACTCCAGCGGACGTGACCCGACAGGCCCGTCTGCTGGCGTACGGCGGTTCGCTGCCGCTACGCCGCCGTTTGGTTCGCGGCTCTCGGCACGGTGCCCGCAGGGCGGCGCCGCCCGCCCTGCGGGCGAATACTGCAACTCTCGAATACCGACGCTTCACCAGTAGGGCGAGGGATCGAACGGCAGCATGTGCGGGTCGCGGCGCAGCGGGAATCGGTTCACCGACACCGCCCGGAGCCGGGTGTACTTGCGTATCCCCTCAGCTCCGTGGCGGACGCCCAGCCCGGATCCCTTCCAGCCACCCATGGGCAGACCGAACGCCATGTAGTTGGACTGGACGTCGTTGACGGTGACGCAGCCGACCTCCAGCCGCTCGGCCAGCCTCCGGGCCCGGGCGGTGTCCTTGCCCACGATGGTGGCCTGCAGGCCGTAGGGGCTGTCGTTGGCGAGACGCACCGCCTCCTCCGCGTCGGCCACCTTCATCACCGGCAGTGTGGGGCCGAAGGTCTCCTCACGCATGCACGCCATCGAGTGGTCGACGTCGACCAGCAGCGTGGGCTCGAAGAACCGGCCCGGGCCGGACGCCGCGTGCCCGCCGACGAGCACCCGGGCGCCGCGCTCGACCGCGTCCGTCACGTGGTCCGTCACGACGTCCAGCTGGGGCGGGAAGGTCAGGGCGCCCACGTCGGTGCTGCCCGGCCCGTCCGGCCTGGCCTGGGTGACCTCCTCGAACCGCTCGCGCAGCCGGGCGACGAACCTCTCGTACACGGGGGCCTCGACGTAGCACCGCTCGACCGACGTGCACATCTGGCCGCCGTTGACGAGAGCGCCGTGCAGGGCGACGTTGACGGCGCGCTCGACGTCGGCGTCCGCGAGGACGATCAGGGCGTCCTTGCCGCCGAGTTCGAGCGAGCAGGGCACGAGCCGCTCCCTGGCCCGCGCCGCGACGGCCCGCCCGGTCCTCGTCGAGCCGGTGAACATCACGAAGTCGACGGTGTCCACGACGGCCCGTCCGGTGGCGCCGGCGCCCGTGACGACCTGGAACACGTCCTTCGGCCAGCCGCACTCGCGGGCCAACCGCTCCATGAGGAGCGCGGTCAGCGGTGTGCACTCGGACGGCTTGAGGACGACGGTGTTGCCGGCGGCGAGCGCCGGGATGGCGTCGCCGAACGAGTTGATCAGCGGGTTGTTCCACGGCCCGATGACGCCGACCACGCCGAGCGGCACACGTTGCGTGTACATGCGGCGCCCCAGAACCAGTGGAGACAGTGAGCGGACCCTGGTCTCGGCGAGCAGCCGCGGGGACTGTCTGGCCCAGTGGGCGAAGGCGCCGACGCAGTAGACCACCTCGATGACCGCGTCCTCCTCCGCCTTGCCGTTCTCGGCGACGATCGAGTCCACGATTTCCTGACGGTGGGTCAGCATCCAGTGACGGGCGCGCGCGAACAGTCGCGAACGGGCGTCGGCACGGCCTGCGCATCGCCGCGTTCCCCGTACGGCCGGACGGCACGCTCGACGCGCCGCGCCCCTGGGGTTCGCTGGTCTCACCCCTGCTGTGGCGGCTGGTCAACGACGGGGGACCGGCCGGCCGGGTCACCCGGAAGGTCTCAACCCTGCTGGACCATCCCCAGATCGCCAAGCGCTCCGCCTCACCGATCGCCCCGGACGGTCTCGCCTGGGATCAGGACGGACGGACCGTCTGGGTCGCCAACGCCCTGCGCGGCGAGTGCGTCCGCGTGGCGGAGGGTGGACAGCTCCTCGACCGCGTGGCCACCAGCCAGCACACGCTCAGCTGCCTGGTGGCCAGCGATGACGGCCGCACCCTGTTCGCGGCGACCGTCCCGACCGACGACCCCGTGCACGCCGCCGAACTCAATGCCAGCAGGTCGCGGGTGCGATCCCACAGCTCATTCGCCTGCTCGTGCCCACCATCGAAGCCAAAGGGCGGCGCGAGCGCGACCGTCTCCTGCGCGCCGGCCGCACCCGGCTGTCGGACCCGTCCGGAGGTGCGTGATGACGATCGAGGAGGACCGCATGAGCACATCTGCGATATCCACGCCCGACCAGGTGCGGGCCGCCGTCAGTGGGTTGAGCGAGGTCCGGATGACCCAGCTCGCCAAGGCGACCGAGCACCTGGAACCCCCTTTCGCCGTGGTCGACCTGGACGCCTTCGACCTCAACGCCGCCGACCTGGCCCGCCGTACAAGCGGCAACGCCACCATCCGCCTCGCCAGCAAGTCAGTTCGCAGCCGCGACCTGATCCGACGCGCGGCTGAACGACCGCGCTACCACGGCATCCTCGCCTTCACCCTGCCCGAGGCCCTGTGGCTCGCCGAAGAGTATGACGACGTGGTGATCGGCTACCCGACAACCGACCAGGAAGCGTTGCGGCGTCTCGCCGCGGACGACCGCGCCGCCGAACGCGTCACCCTGATGATCGACTCGGTCGGCCACCTGGACTTCGTCGACGAGGCCGTGGGCCCGAAGCGCCCCGACCTCAGGGTGTGTATCGACCTGGACGCATCGCTCGAACTGTTGGGTGGGCGCGTCCACCTGGGCCCGTACCGCTCACCCGTACACACCCCGCAGCAGGCCGCGGACCTTGCCCGCGCCATCACCGAGCGGCCCGGCTTCCGGCTCGTGGGCGTGATGTCGTACGAGGGCCAGATCGCCGGCCTGGGAGACAACCCGCTCGGCTCGCCCATACAGGGTGTGTTGCGCCGGGCCATGCAGCGCCTGTCGGCCCGCGAGCTCGCCGAACGCCGGGCCGCCGTCATCGCCGCCGTCGAGAACGTCGCACCACTGGAGTTCGTCAACGGCGGAGGCACCGGAACCGTCGAGCAGACCGCCGCCGAGCACGTCATCACCGAAATAGGGGCGGGATCGGGGCTCTACGGACCCGGGCTGTTCGACCACTACCGCCGCTTCCGGCCTCGTGCCGCCGCGTTCTTCGTCATGCCTGTCGTACGCCGCCCCACGGCGAAGATCGCCACTCTGCTCGGCGGCGGCTGGGTCGCCTCGGGACCGGTGGGTGCCGACCGGCTGCCGACGCTCAGCTGGCCCCACGGTCTGAAGCTGACTCCGCTCGAAGGCGCCGGAGAGGTCCAGACCCCCGTGCTGGGCGAGGCCGCGCACGGCCTGCGGCTCGGCGACCACGTATGGCTGCGCCACGCCAAAGCCGGCGAGCTGTGCGAACGCGTCAACACCCTCCACCTGGTGTCCGGCTCCGAGGTCGTCGGCCAGGTGCCCACTTACCGAGGCGAGGGACAGGCGTTCCTCTGAATCCCAACTGTGCCACCCCCCACTCGCCCTTCTGGCCGAACCCACCTCCCGGAGGCCCGATGTCCGCCGAGTTCACATCACCCGCACCCGTGGTCGCGGCAGCCCCCGTGGGTGTCGTCGCGGACGGACCCACTCAGCCCGTGTCCCGTCGTTGGACGTTCGTCTACAGCCTGGTCTGGTTCGGCTACTGGATGGCCAACCTCGTCCCCCTGCAACTGCTGATCCCCCAGCAGTTGCAGGAGATCGACCCGGCCGGCAAGGTCACCGACTACGCCGTCGTCAACGGCGTCTCGGGCTTCGTCGTCCTGCTCGCGCTCCCGGTCGCGGGAGCGCTGTGCGACCGTTCGCGCAGCCGCTTCGGCCGGCGCAGGGCCTGGCTGGGCGGTGGCGCGCTGGCGTTCGCGGCCGGTCTGCTGGCCACGGGCGCGCAGACCACCATGTGGGGAGTGACCCTGGCGTGGTCGGCGGCCATGCTCGGACTCGGCGCCGCGACCGCCGGCCTGACCGCGGTGATCGCCGACCGGGTGCCCGAGCGGCAGCGGGGCATGATATCCAGCGCCATCTACGGCCCGCAGGCCCTCGGCATCCTGCACCAGATGGGCTTCACGGTGCAGGCCCCGGCGCGCCGGGCCGCCGAACGCGACGAGGACGCCGTGACCGGCTGGATCAAGGAGACCTGGCCCCGGGTGGAAAGACGGTGAGGGACCAGGAGGCGTGGCTGTGCTTCGCGGATGAGTCGGGCCAGCTGCTCCGGCCGCCGCAAGCACGGACCTGGTCCCGGCGTGGTCACACGCCCTGTGTCAGGGTCGGGGCCGCGGGCTCGGGACGCGTCTCCCTGGCTGGTCTGGTCTGCCGCAAGGCCGGCCGGCGCACCCGGCTGGTCTTCCGGATGCTGGTCCACCACGGCCGCAAAGGTGAGAAGAAGGGCTTTCGGGAAAGGGACTTCGCCGCGTTACTGGATGCCGCCCACCAGCAGCTCGGCGGCAACATCGTGCTGGTGTCGGACAACTACAGCCACCACGTCGACGCCGCGATGCGCGAACTGATCGGGAAACGGCCGTGGCTGACCGTCTTCCGTTTCCCCACCTACACCCCCGACCTCAACCCGGCCGAGGGTGTGTGGACGCACCTGAAGAAGAGCCTGGGCAACCTGGCCCCATGCAGTATCGATGACCTGGCCGGGCTGGTCCGCACCCGCCTCAAACGGATGCAGTACCGGCCCGACCTGCTCGACGGGTTCATCGCCGAGACCGCACTCGTAACGACGCCACCATGACGTCACCCCGAACCGCAAACCTCAGTAGCTGGTCGTGGCCGACGAGGACAGGCGTCGCCTGGTCGGTGGACGAGGACATGGTGCTGACCGGCTTCAGGCCGGACCTGTCGTTCTTGTCGGAGGTCCGTCTGGGCCTCGGCGAGCGTCTCCACGCGCCGACCGCGCCCAGGAGACGTCCGTCAAGCGGCGCCCTGCTCCAGCAGTTTCTTGAGCGTTTGCTCGTCGCGCGGCAGTTCCTTGCGAGCTTGTGGGCGGAGAACCAAGGGGGCGAGCAACTTGCCCATCCCATACGTCTCGAAGTCCAGGTCGATCGTCAGGCGTGAGCTCGCGCCGTCGTCAAGCGGCTCGATCGTTCCGTGGACCTGCCCTCGCGCGGGTCCTCCGATGCCGATCAGACGCCAGCTTCTCGGCGGATCGAACTCGGTCACTTCCATCGTCATCGGGAACTCGAGGCGGCCGATCCGCCACGTCGCCTTGGCCCGGGAGCCCACGCCCATCGGGCTGTCGCCCACCCGGTGTGCGGATACGGCACTCTCCTGCCATTGCGGCATATGGGAGGGGTCGGTGACGTACGCGAAGACCTCCTCGGGGCGGCGACCGATGTCAACGGTTTCCTTGATCGCGGACATGTGTGTCCCCATCTGTCGGGCCATTAAAAAAACGCTCTCCCCAGCTCACCCAGCACGCCAGGAGAGACAGCCAGGGGCACAGGGTTCGTACGGCGGCTGTTGTCGAGCGGACAGTCGATGGCCGGCCATGCCGAGACCGCCTGGTGAAGCGGAGAGGGTCCGGTCGGCCGCGGCCATGTCTCAGCCCGCTGTCGCTGCTGCGGTCCGGCCGAGCTCGTGGTAGCCGGCGTTGGGGAACAGCCCTGTGGCGGTGGCCAGGCGCACGTTGTAGTTGAAGATCGCTGTGACTTCCACGATGTGCAGGATGTCCGCGTCGGTGAACCCGACGTCTCGCAGTCGGACGCTGTCGTCTTCGTCGCACGCCTCGGGCGTCTGGGTCAGCTTGACGGCGAAGTCGAGCATCACCCGGTCCTGGTGCGCAAGGTCGACGTGGCGGTAGTTGGCGGCGAGACGGTCGACCGAGGCGGAGTCCTTGGTGCGCAGCCGCAGTGCGGCGGCATGCGCGGCCACACAGTAGGGGCAGCGCGCCTCTGCCGACACGACGACGGCGATCATCTCTCGTTGGGTCTTGGTCAGGCCCGAGGGGCCGCGCATCAGCTCGTCGAAGTAGCGCCACCAGCCGACGAAATGGTCGGGGCTGATGGCCAGCAGTCGGGCCACGTTGGGCACGAAGCCGATCTTCTTCACGATCGGATCGATCTCGGCGGAGACTTTCTCGGGCAGGCTCTCTGCCGCTGGCACGGTGATCCATGCCGGGTTGGCGGCGTTAGCGGGGGACATGGTCGGGGCTCCTTTCATATGGTGCACTGATTCCCAGCAGGCCCAGTGCTGCGCGCAGCGGCGACACGGCGGCGCCGAATCGCGCTGAAGACGCCCCGCTGAACGCCCCGCTGAACGCCGGGCTACGTCAGGAGGGCGGCCAGCATGGTGCGGACCATGGTCGGGACGTGGTAGCCGACCGGGCGGTGGAGGATCCGTGCACGGGAACTGCGGATGTCGTTGAGCTGTCTCTCCTGCAGGGCCAGCAGCGAGCGGGCCGCTGCCAACTGCCCTGGATCGCACACGTCCACGACCGCACGCGCTTCCTTCAGCGCGGCACGGGCGCGGGCACACATGTCCTGCAGCAGGGCGCGTACGTTGGCGGTGTCCAGGCCCTGTTCGAGGTCGGAGCGCGCCACGGCGTGCTCCGTGAGCGCGTCGGCGGGCAGACACAGGCGTCCGGCCTCCAGATCCGCCCGCAGATCGTTGAGGAAATCCAGACGCTGGGCGAAGTCGGCGTAGGCCCGCCACGTGCGGGCCGCTTCGTCGCTGGGGCCGCCCTGGTACTGCAGACCTGCCGAACACATCAGCAGGGGCCAGGTGTAGCGGTCCACGTACTGGCCGAACTCCGCTTCGTCGGCGAGGCCTGCGAAGGCGGGCTCCAGCTCGGCGGCATCCAGCAAGCGCCGCATCCATGACGGGCAAAGCCCCCGTACCGTCGCCGAGTTCATGAATGCCCGCACGATGGGATAGGGGCACGAGTCGTCCGGCGCCTCGCGCCGCGCCTGGGCCAGCCAGTCCGCGCGCCGCGCTTGGGCGGGCCCGCTGTTCCCCGCGTCGGCGAGGTCGTCGGTGCGGTTGGCGAAGGCGAGCCCGGCCAGCAGGTGCGGCTGCATGGCCGGCGGGGCCAGGAGACGGACTCCGACGTAGGGTCCGGTGTCACGCTCCCGGATGAACTGCGCGCACCGGGTGTAGTCCTGGTGCAGTCGCTCGCCGCGGATGTCCGCGGCATCCAGGGCCGTACGCCAGGTGGCGAGCTTGGTCACCGCGTGGCCACTTTGCCGAAGCGGCGCGAG
Coding sequences within it:
- a CDS encoding amino acid deaminase/aldolase — protein: MTQLAKATEHLEPPFAVVDLDAFDLNAADLARRTSGNATIRLASKSVRSRDLIRRAAERPRYHGILAFTLPEALWLAEEYDDVVIGYPTTDQEALRRLAADDRAAERVTLMIDSVGHLDFVDEAVGPKRPDLRVCIDLDASLELLGGRVHLGPYRSPVHTPQQAADLARAITERPGFRLVGVMSYEGQIAGLGDNPLGSPIQGVLRRAMQRLSARELAERRAAVIAAVENVAPLEFVNGGGTGTVEQTAAEHVITEIGAGSGLYGPGLFDHYRRFRPRAAAFFVMPVVRRPTAKIATLLGGGWVASGPVGADRLPTLSWPHGLKLTPLEGAGEVQTPVLGEAAHGLRLGDHVWLRHAKAGELCERVNTLHLVSGSEVVGQVPTYRGEGQAFL
- a CDS encoding peroxidase-related enzyme (This protein belongs to a clade of uncharacterized proteins related to peroxidases such as the alkylhydroperoxidase AhpD.) encodes the protein MSPANAANPAWITVPAAESLPEKVSAEIDPIVKKIGFVPNVARLLAISPDHFVGWWRYFDELMRGPSGLTKTQREMIAVVVSAEARCPYCVAAHAAALRLRTKDSASVDRLAANYRHVDLAHQDRVMLDFAVKLTQTPEACDEDDSVRLRDVGFTDADILHIVEVTAIFNYNVRLATATGLFPNAGYHELGRTAAATAG
- a CDS encoding squalene/phytoene synthase family protein; protein product: MTKLATWRTALDAADIRGERLHQDYTRCAQFIRERDTGPYVGVRLLAPPAMQPHLLAGLAFANRTDDLADAGNSGPAQARRADWLAQARREAPDDSCPYPIVRAFMNSATVRGLCPSWMRRLLDAAELEPAFAGLADEAEFGQYVDRYTWPLLMCSAGLQYQGGPSDEAARTWRAYADFAQRLDFLNDLRADLEAGRLCLPADALTEHAVARSDLEQGLDTANVRALLQDMCARARAALKEARAVVDVCDPGQLAAARSLLALQERQLNDIRSSRARILHRPVGYHVPTMVRTMLAALLT
- a CDS encoding SRPBCC family protein, whose amino-acid sequence is MSAIKETVDIGRRPEEVFAYVTDPSHMPQWQESAVSAHRVGDSPMGVGSRAKATWRIGRLEFPMTMEVTEFDPPRSWRLIGIGGPARGQVHGTIEPLDDGASSRLTIDLDFETYGMGKLLAPLVLRPQARKELPRDEQTLKKLLEQGAA